A window of the Narcine bancroftii isolate sNarBan1 chromosome 4, sNarBan1.hap1, whole genome shotgun sequence genome harbors these coding sequences:
- the c1ql2 gene encoding complement C1q-like protein 2: MLILLVAIPLLVHTQAAAHYEMLGTCRMICDPYSPKAGNTAVEVLQDFSAIPPPPFIQGPKGEPGRTGKPGPRGPPGEPGPRGPPGEKGDPVKSGFPALTASGGPVTGALSSTAFSSPKIAFYVGLKSPHEGYEVLKFDDVVTNLGNYYDSTTGKFTCAIPGIYFFTYHVLMKGGDGTSMWADLCKNGQVRASAIAQDADQNYDYASNSVVLHLDSGDEIYIKLDGGKAHGGNNNKYSTFSGFILYPD, encoded by the exons ATGCtgatcctgctggtggctatcCCACTTCTGGTCCACACTCAAGCTGCCGCTCACTACGAGATGCTGGGAACGTGCAGGATGATCTGCGATCCTTACAGCCCCAAAGCCGGCAATACGGCCGTGGAGGTCCTGCAGGATTTCAGCGCTATCCCTCCACCGCCCTTCATCCAAGGGCCAAAAGGTGAGCCTGGACGGACAGGAAAACCTGGGCCAAGAGGTCCGCCCGGCGAACCCGGTCCGAGAGGACCACCTGGCGAAAAGGGTGACCCGGTCAAGTCTGGCTTCCCGGCGCTGACGGCTTCAGGGGGGCCGGTTACAGGTGCACTGAGCTCCACTGCCTTCAGTAGCCCGAAGATCGCCTTTTACGTGGGCTTGAAAAGTCCCCACGAAGGATACGAAGTCCTGAAGTTTGACGACGTGGTCACAAATTTAGGCAACTACTACGATTCGACCACTGGCAAGTTCACGTGCGCCATCCCCGGGATATATTTCTTCACGTATCACGTCCTGATGAAAGGAGGTGACGGGACAAGCATGTGGGCAGACCTCTGCAAGAACGGCCAG GTTCGTGCGAGTGCGATTGCCCAGGATGCAGATCAGAACTATGATTACGCAAGCAACAGTGTGGTTCTTCACCTGGACTCTGGAGATGAGATTTACATCAAACTCGACGGCGGGAAAGCACACGGCGGAAACAACAACAAATATAGCACTTTCTCGGGGTTTATTTTATATCCAGATTAA